From the Chitinivorax tropicus genome, one window contains:
- the ribH gene encoding 6,7-dimethyl-8-ribityllumazine synthase — MARYDNILEIEQNLSGSGLRIGIVMCRFNTDVCEGLLAACTAELLRLGVKTEDMLIATIPGALEAPLTLKTMAQSGKFDGLVALGAVIRGETYHFEVVSNESASGISAVGLETDTPIANAILTTENDDQALARMHEKGTDAARVVVEMINLLKKLSK, encoded by the coding sequence ATGGCCCGCTACGACAATATTCTGGAAATCGAACAAAATCTTTCTGGCAGTGGTTTACGTATCGGCATCGTGATGTGCCGTTTCAATACTGATGTATGTGAAGGCCTGTTGGCCGCCTGTACTGCGGAACTATTGCGTTTGGGCGTCAAGACGGAAGATATGCTGATTGCGACGATCCCTGGCGCGTTGGAAGCCCCCTTGACGCTGAAGACCATGGCCCAGAGTGGCAAATTTGATGGTCTGGTGGCGCTGGGCGCGGTGATCCGGGGTGAGACCTATCACTTTGAAGTCGTGTCGAACGAGTCGGCATCGGGTATCAGTGCGGTCGGTCTGGAAACCGACACGCCGATCGCCAATGCCATTCTGACCACCGAAAACGATGACCAGGCACTGGCGCGCATGCATGAAAAAGGCACTGACGCGGCCCGTGTCGTGGTTGAA